The Oscillatoria acuminata PCC 6304 genomic interval GTTACTGGAACTGAAGCGAGAAACCGTTGCCAAAGTGAATGAAGTGGTGGACAACCAGATGAAAGTTGCCCAAGAAATTGCCGGGTTGCTGGGAGAAACCACAGCGGAAACCAAAGTCAGTTTATTGAAAATTCTGAAACTGGTTGAGGGGGAAACGCTGTAATATGGATAGTTTCTTAGATATCTTTGATTTAAGTTTAAATAAAAAAGGGGAAGAACTCTGTGGCGATCGCGTCCGGTTTCGCAAGACTCCAGATAAAACCACCATTGTCCTTTCCGATGGATTAGGCAGTGGGGTGAAAGCGAATATTCTGGCGACCCTCACCACGGAAATTCTCATTTCTATGCTGAATGAGGATGTCCCCTTAGAGGAAGTAATTAAAACCGTTATCGGGACTTTACCGATTTGTCAAGTTAGAAAGATTGCCTACGCTACCTTTACCATTTTACAAATCGATAACCATACGGACCTGTTTAAAGTTATCAATTTTGACAATCCGCCTCCCTTGTATTTTGACCAAGGCAAACTGGTGAAGTTAGAGGGGAAAACCGAGAAGATTTTAGAGAAAAAAATTACCGTTTATGAAGGACGTCTCAAAGAAGGAGATTTTTTAGGTTGTATGAGTGATGGCGTCCTCTATGCCGGTTTAGGGGTGGCCTTAAATTTTGGGTGGGGATGGGATAATGTTGCCCAATATATTGAAGGACTCTTTCTGACTCAGACCCGAAATGCTAGACGGATTGTCCAAAAAACCATCGCTGAAACCCATTCGCTTTATGGAGGAAAAATAGGGGATGATGCTACCTTTGTTGGGGTGTATGTTCGCCAACGTAATCCGTTAATGATTTTCACGGGTCCTCCTTTAGATAATAGTCATGACCAGCAGTATGTGGAACGCTTGTTAACCTTTGAAGGGCGAAAAGTGGTCTGTGGGGGAACGACGGGAAATATTGTTGCCAAATATCTGGGAGAAACCATTGAAATGGATATTTCAACCATGCGGCGGGATTTGCCACCCATTGGTAAATTAAGTGCAATTGATTTAGTCACAGAAGGGATTTTAACTTTGTCCAAATGTCTGGAAGTTTTGAAAAATTGCAACTGTGATATTACCCGCTTACCCTCAGACCAAAATGGATCCGTGTTGTTAGCAAAAGAAATTTTACAAGCAGACTCTATTTTATTTATGGTAGGCCAAAAAATTAATGAATTTTATCAAAATCCCTTGCTGCCGAAAAATATTTCAATTCGCCGCAGTTTAGTGGAGGAAGTGGTTAAATTTTTAAGAGACAAACAGAAAGAAGTTACGTTAGAATATTGTTAGAGAATCAAAGTAAGAAAATGCTGTCAATCCAACAGGAGTCCCCGGCAATTCTGGCGATCGGATATGGAAATGACCTGCGTCGCGATGACGGCGTAGGACAACGGGTGGCGGAGGAAGTGGCATCGTGGGGATTACCCAAGGTGCGATCGCTGTCTCAACACCAACTCACCCCAGAATTGGCCGAACCTCTGTCTGAGGTAGATTTGGCCATCTTTATCGATGCCTATCCTGCCACGGAGGAACAAGGACTACAAGTGGTCAAACTCGACGGCGATGATTCCATGTCTCCTCAGAGTTTAGGTCATAGTAGCGACCCGTCCTCCCTGCTGATTCTCGCTAAAACCCTCTATGGCAAGTCTCCTCAAGGGTGGTTAGTGGCAATTCCAGGGATGGATTTCGAGTTTGGGGAGACGTTTTCTGCGATGACGGAACAAGGAATGGCAGAGGCATTAGTGGCGATCGCGGAGTTGATTGAAACTGGGGTGAAAGATGGGGGAGAATTGGGAGATGGGGGAGAATTGGGAGATGGGGGAGAATTGGGAAATGGGGGAGATGGGGAGGAGTATAGATAACTCAGAATATTATGCATGAAGTTAGTTTGATGGAAAATACTTTGAATATTGCTTTAGATTGTGCTTCGGCACAAAATGCCAGCAAAATTCATCGCCTGAAAATGCGAGTGGGGGACTTGTCGGGAGTGGTTCCAGATGCGTTAGAATTTGCCTTTGATGTGGTGACCCGAGGGACGATCGCAGAAGGGGCAAAATTTGAAATCGAACGAGTCCCGGTGGTTTGTCATTGTTCCACCTGCGATCGCAACTTTGAACCCATTGATTTGTTTTATGAATGTCCCCATTGTCATCAACTTACCTATCAGATCCAAAGCGGACAAGAAATCGAGTTAACATCCTTGGAGGTTTCATAACTGATGTGTACTAATTGCGGATGCAGCGTCGTCGGAGAAGTCGGAATTCATACTCACAGTCATGAAAATGGCCATAGTCACAGTCATGAAAATGGCCATACTCACAGTCATGAAAATGGCCATCACCATCACCATCATCATGATGAACCCCATCAAACCATTGCAGTGGGTCAAGCAGTTTTAGCCAAAAATGACCGCCTTGCCGAACGAAATCGTGGCTATTTTATGGCTAAAAATTTGCTGGTTTTGAATGTGCTTTCTTCTCCGGGTTCTGGGAAAACCGCCTTCTTAGAACGTATGGTTCAGGATATCGGCAGTCGCATTCCCACCGGCATCATTGTCGGAGACTTAGAAACCGATAACGATGCTATTCGACTCAGCAATAGTGGGGCAGCAGCAGTCCAAATTACCACGGGAACTGTCTGCCATTTGGAATCGGATATGGTGTTGAAAGCGGCCCAACAGCTTAATTTAGATGCCTTAGATGTATTAGTGATTGAAAATGTGGGCAATTTAGTTTGTCCTGCTGCTTATGATTTAGGGGAAGATTTGCGCCTGGTGTTGTTGTCAGTGACGGAAGGGGAAGACAAACCCTTGAAATATCCGACCATGTTTAAATCCGCGCAAGTGGTGATTATTAGTAAAGTGGACATTGCCGAAGCGGTGGAGTTTGACCGGGAGAAGGCGTTAGAGAATATTAGAAAAATAGCCCCGCAAGCGGCAATTTTTGAAGTATCTGCCCGCAAAGGACAAGGAATGGCAGAGTGGTATGGATATTTAGAACAGCATTTAAAGAAGTCGCCAGTCAGTGCAGTTTCATGAGTTCTACAAGTTCGTAGTAACGCATGAAAGCGTTACTACGAACAGGGGGAAGTGTTTATGAATTTATTATTGAAGTCTCCTATTGTTATGCATAACTTAACTCGCCTCTCCATCACTGTTCGGGGGGCGGTACAGGGGGTGGGATTTCGTCCTTTTATTTATCGACTCGCTACCGAACTGCAACTGAACGGATGGGTGAATAATTCTGCCGAGGGAGTGTTTATTGAAGTAGAAGGGTCACGGGAACAATTAGAAACTTTCTTACTGCGATTGGAACGGGAAAAACCGGCAATTTCCTTTATTCAATCCCTGGAATCCACTTGGTTAGAACCTGTGGGGTTTACGGAGTTTGAAATTCGTCCCAGTGTGGCGGGGAAAAAAACTGCGGTGGTGTTGCCGGATATTGCCACTTGTCCTGATTGTTTACAGGAGATTTTTGATTTCCAAAATCGTCGCTATGGTTATCCCTTTACCAATTGCACCAACTGCGGTCCTCGTTATACGATTATTCGGGGATTACCTTACGATCGCGCCAATACTTCGATGCAGGGATTTCAAATGTGTCCCGACTGTCAGGCAGAATATGACAATCCCTTAAATCGGCGGTTTCACGCCCAACCGAATGCTTGTCCCAACTGTGGTCCGCAGGTGGAATTTTGGACGGGGTTGGACACGGTGTTGGCAAGAGGCGATCGCGCTTTAGAAACAGCAATTTCTCTAATAAATCTGGGTCAAATTTTGGCCGTTAAGGGATTGGGGGGATTTCATCTAATTGTAGATGCGGGAAACTCGGCAGCAGTTCGTCATTTGCGCCACTGTAAGCGGCGGGAAGAAAAACCCTTTGCGGTGATGTATCCCTCCTTGGAACAAGTTCGCCAAGATTGTCAGGTGACGGCGATTGAAGAGAGACTGTTGCGATCGCCGGAATGTCCGATTGTATTATTGCGGCGGTTGTCGGACTCGGATACAAATATCGCCCCAGAAGTGGCCCCGGATAATCCCTATTTGGGGGTGATGTTGCCGTACACACCCTTACATCATCTGCTGTTGGCAGGGTTGGGGAAACCTGTGGTGGCGACGAGTGGCAATCTCTCGGATGAACCAATTTGTATCGATGAACAGGAAGCGGGCGATTGCCTCAAAGACATTGCCGATGGGTTTTTGGTCCACAATCGCCCCATTGTTCGGGCGGTGGATGACTCGGTGGTGAGAGTAGTGGCAGGGCGAGAAATGGTGATGCGACGGGCCCGAGGGTATGCGCCTTTGCCCATTTCCCTGAAGGTGACTGCGGATTCTCCCCCCTCTCCTCCGCCCATTTTAGCGGTGGGTGCTCATTTGAAAAGTGCAGTCGCCATTGGGGTATTCCCCCAAATTTTTGTGAGTCAGCATCTTGGAGATTTAGAGACACCTCAAGCATTTCAGGCATTTCAGGAGGCAACTGCCAGTTTACAGCAACTATATGAAGCAACTCCGCAAGTTGTCGCCCGAGATGCCCATCCCAACTATCGTTCTACCCGCTTTGCTGAGGGATTAGAGTTGCCACAAATGGAGGTTCAGCATCATTATGCCCATGTTCTCTCTTGTATGGCGGAAAATCAACTGTTAGAGGAAACAGTTCTGGGAGTCGCCTGGGATGGGACAGGATATGGATTGGATGGGACAATTTGGGGCGGTGAGTTTCTGCGGGTTTCTCCGACATCCTGGGACCGAGTGGCCCATTTTCGCACTTTTCCCCTGTTGGGAGGGGACAAGGCGGTGAAGGAACCTCGCCGGGTGGCGTTGGGGTTGTTATATGAAGTGTTGGGCAGTCGCTTGTTTACCCCACAGATGAGTCAACAGTGTCAACATATCTTACAAGCGTTTACCCCGTTGGAGTTGACCCTGCTGCGATCGATGTTAGAGAAACAGATTAATACTCCGATTACCTCTAGTGTGGGCCGGTTGTTTGATGGGGTGGCAGCGATCGCCGGGTTGAAATCTCAGATTAGTTTTGAAGGACAAGCGGCGACTGCCTTGGAATTTGCCCTAGAAGGTTGGACAACCCAGGAGAGTTATCCGTTACCCATTCAGACGGGGGACGGGGTGGCGATCGCCGATTGGGAACCGACAATTTTAGCAATCTTAAGAGATGTAGGCAGTCGCGTCCCGATTGGGATAATTTCTGCTAAATTTCATAATACCTTAGTAGAATCTATCCTCACGGTTGCCCAATGGATCGGCGAGGAACGAATTGTCATCACTGGCGGTTGTTTTCAAAATGCCTATTTAACGGAACGGGTGATTCGTCAGTTAAAATTAAAGGGGTTCCGTCCTTACTGGCATCAACGGATCCCGCCCAATGATGGGGGCATTGCCCTGGGGCAAGTGGTTGCCGCCTATCGAAATCTGAATCAGGAGTAATTGTCAGAATGTGTTTAGCAATACCGGGCCAAATTATCAGTATTAGTGACGATGCCGAACCGTTGATGCGATCGGGCAGAGTCAGTTTTGGCGGCGTGGTCAAAACCGTGAATCTCGCCTACGTTCCCGAGGCGCAAGTGGGTGATTATGCGATTATTCATGTGGGGTTTGCCTTGAGTATCATTGATGAGGACGAAGCGCAAGAAACTTTAGATTATTTTAAACAAATCCAAGAGGTCTAATCCCTGCACTCCATTGGTCAAAGGATTTTTTAGAAAAACCGCTACCGTCACCGGGGGCGTTTTTTTTGCTAAGTTATGTAACAATTTTAGCGTTTCCCAATCTTACCATAGTTCATGACTTTGCTGCTAAACTTTTAACAAAAATTTAGCAATCAAATCAAACAATCCCCCACCCCTCCCAACCCATTAACCACCAGAAAATTGCTTTAAAATTAACGGGGAATATTTTTTCGGAAAAACTCTCCAGATTATCATCTTGTAAGATGTTATAATCAAGAGGAGAAACAAAGCAACTGTCCGTTTTGAGGAGGGTTAAAGCCCACTTAAGAAACATAAAAGTTGTAAAACAAAATAAAGTTATGAACCAGACGAATTAAACAAAACAAATGTTGTTTAACTGGACTGCTCCCCTTAAATAACGTCTCAAAAATTTCTGAAAGGATAAGGACACAAGAGGGAGTCATCAGGTTGCGGATTGACCCGAAAAATTCCACCGGATTCCTGGGAACCCTGCCCGGGCTAATCCGGCCTATTTAGGCGCACAAAAGCTAAATCGTTGCTTCACAAAGGTTAAAAAATATGAGTACGAGAACATTTGCGACTTTAGACGCCAACGAGGCTGTTGCCCGCGTTGCGTATAAATTAAATGAAGTCATTGCCATTTATCCGATTACACCCGCTTCACCAATGGGAGAATGGGCCGATGCTTGGATGTCCGAAGGGCGTCCAAACCTCTGGGGGACGATTCCCTCGGTGGTAGAAATGCAAAGTGAGGCGGGGGCGGCAGGGACAGTACATGGGGCCTTGCAAACGGGTTCCCTAACGACAACGTTTACCGCGTCTCAGGGATTGCTGTTAATGATTCCCAATCTCTACAAAATTGCTGGGGAACTCACTTGTGCCGTAATTCATGTGGCCGCCCGATCGCTGGCAGCCCAGGCCCTATCTATTTTTGGCGATCATAGTGATGTAATGGCGGTCCGCAGTACCGGATTTGCCCTATTATGTTCCGCATCGGTCCAGGAAGCCCATGATTTCGCCTTAATTGCCCAATCCGCAACCTTGAAATCCCGCGTTCCCTTCATTCACTTCTTTGATGGGTTCCGGACCTCTCACGAAATCCAGAAGGTCGAACTGTTAGAAGACGAGGACCTGCGATCGCTGATTGATGATGCGGGAGTCTTCGCCCATCGCGATCGCGCCTTAACTCCCGATCGCCCTGTCTTACGGGGAACTGCCCAAAACCCTGATGTCTATTTCCAAGCCCGGGAAACGGTCAACCCCTTCTATACGGACTGTTCCGACATTGTACAACAGGCAATGGACGAGTTTGGGGAACTCACCGGACGCAAGTATCAACTGTTCGAGTATCACGGTGCACCCGACCCCAGTTGCCTGGTTATCTTAATGGGTTCCGGTTGCGAAACCGTCCATGAAACCGTGGATTACCTCAACGCCCAAGGGGAAAAAGTCGGCGTCTTGAAAGTGCGACTGTATCGCCCCTTGGATATGAAACGCTTGGTTGCCGCTATCCCGGAAACGGTTAAGGCGATCGCTGTCTTAGATCGCACCAAAGAACCGGGGGCCGGAGGTGACCCCTTGTATCTGGATGTCGTCACCGCCATGCATGAAGAATGGACGGGCGATCGCTTGCCGAAACTCGTAGGAGGGCGCTATGGCTTATCCTCCAAGGAATTTACCCCAGCAATGGTTAAAGCTATCTTTGATAATCTTAGCCAAGCTAAACCCAAAAATCACTTCACCATCGGCATCAATGATGATGTCACTCACACCTCCCTAGATTACGACCCCAACTTCTCCACGGAACCCGATAGCGTAGTTCGGGCAATGTTCTATGGATTAGGGGCCGATGGCACCGTGGGGGCAAACAAAAACTCCATTAAAATTATTGGAGAAGAAACGGACAATTACGCCCAAGGCTACTTTGTCTATGACTCCAAAAAATCCGGGGCAATTACCATTTCTCACCTCCGATTTGGACCCCAACCCATTCGTTCCACTTACCTAATTGAACAAGCCAACTTTGTCGGCTGTCACCAATGGATTTTCCTGGAAAAATTAGATGTTTTAAGTGCAGCCGCCCCCGGGGCCATTTTCCTCTTAAATAGTCCCTATGCCCATGAAGAAGTTTGGAATCAACTCCCCATTGAAACCCAAGAAAAAATTGTCCGCAAAGGCTTAAAAGTCTATACCATTGATGCCAACAAAGTTGCTCGCGAGAGTGGCATGAGTGGACGGATTAACACGGTGATGCAGGTGTGTTTCTTCGCCTTAGCCGGAGTTCTCCCTCGGGACGAAGCCATTGCCCAAATCAAGAAGGCGATCGAGAAAACCTACGGCAAAAAAGGCAAAGAAATCGTCCGCATGAACCTACAAGCGGTGGATAATACCCTCGCCAACCTGTTTGAAGTTACCCTCGGACAAGCTAACAGTTCCCTGCACAAACAACCCGCAGTTCCCGATTTAGCCCCCGCCTTTGTGCGCGATGTAGAAGGCAAAATGTTGGTAAAAGAAGGGGAAGTGCTGCCCGTGAGTGCTTTACCTTGCGATGGCACCTATCCCACCGCCACCTCCAAATGGGAAAAACGCAATATTGCCACAGAAATCCCCGTTTGGGACCCGGATGTTTGCGTTCAATGCGGCAAATGTATCATGGTTTGTCCCCATGCGGTCATCCGAGGGAAAGTTTATGAACCGGCAGAACTTGCTAATGCACCGGCTACCTTTAAAGCCACGGATACCAAAGATAAAGACTTTGCCGGAACTCAGTTTACTATTCAAGTCTCCCCTGAAGACTGTACCGGCTGCGGCATCTGCGTCGAAGTTTGTCCCGCCAAAAACAAATCCATGCCATCCCTGAAAGCGATTAACATGGAACCGCAAATTCCTCTGCGTGAACCCGAACGGGAAAACTGGGAATTCTTCATGAACTTACCCAACCCCGATCGCCGCACATTGCATCTCGATCGCATTCGTCAGCAACAACTCCAAGAACCCCTGTTTGAGTTCTCCGGGGCTTGTGCCGGATGTGGCGAAACTCCGTATCTGAAGTTAGTCTCTCAACTGTTTGGCGATCGCAGCGTCATCGCCAACGCCACCGGCTGTTCCTCCATCTATGGCGGCAACCTCCCCACCACCCCCTGGGCGCAAAACGCCGAAGGACGGGGACCCGCATGGTCCAACTCCCTATTTGAAGATAACGCCGAATTCGGCCTAGGATTCCGGGTTTCCATCGATAAACAAGCCCAATTCGCCGGCGAATTAGTCCAAAAACTCAGCAGTGAGATTGGGGATAACCTGGTTACCGGCATTCTCAACGCCACCCAGAAAAACGAAGCCGACATCTGGGAACAACGCGATCGCGTCGCAGCCCTCAAAGAAAAATTACAAGGGATGAACTCCCCAGATGCCAAGCAACTCGCCAGCCTAGCCGATTACCTCGTCAAAAAAGATGTGTGGATTATCGGCGGTGACGGTTGGGCGTATGACATCGGCTACGGTGGTTTAGATCACGTCATCGCCTCGGGACGAAACGTCAATATCCTTGTCCTAGATACAGAAGTCTACTCCAACACCGGAGGACAAGCCTCCAAAGCCACCCCCCGAGGGGCCGTTGCCAAATTCGCCGCCGGTGGTAAACCTGCTGCTAAGAAAGACTTGGGCTTAATTGCCATGACTTACGGGAATGTATATGTTGCCAGCGTCGCAATGGGGGCGCGAGACGAACATACCCTAAAAGTCTTCCTAGAAGCCGAAGCGTATGACGGACCGTCCTTAATTATCGCTTATTCTCACTGTATCGCCCACGGCATCAACATGACAACGGCGATGAATCACCAGAAAGAAATGGTAGAAGCGGGGCGGTGGTTGTTGTATCGCTATAACCCGGATTTGGTGGAACAAGGGAAAAATCCGTTGCAATTGGATATGCGATCGCCCAAGAAAGGGGTGGAATATTCGATGTACAACGAGAACCGATTCAAGATGTTGACCAAAACCAAACCCGCTGATGCCAAGCGGTTATTGGCAGAAGCACAAAACGACATCAACACCCGTTGGCAGATGTATGAATATCTTGCTTCCCGTCATCTTGAAACTCACAATGGGGAGGCTGCTGTAGCGCCCGCCGCCCCCGCCGCCCCCGCAGGCTAAAGCCTGGGGCTACACGAACAAAGCCCGCCTGCGCGGGCTACTCCGGTCCCCTCCCCTTGGCAACAAGGGGAGGGTTAGGGTGGGGTTCTTCCCAAGATATCGGGCTACTCCGGTCCCCTCCCCTTAGCAAGGGGAGGGTTAGGGTGGGGTTCTTCCCAAGAGTATGACGGAGAAACGATATTTCACTCATCCCGGAAATAACGACTGAAGTCGTTACTACAAACATCCCTCCCATTTCCATAACAGGAGAACATAACATAATGGATCTGACGACAGAATATCTCGGTTTACAACTAAAATCCCCCTTAATGCCATCGGCGGCTGCCCCCCTCACCGAAGATTTGGATAATATCAAACGGTTAGAAGATGCAGGCGCAGGGGCGATCGCACTCCATAGTATCTTTGCCGAACAACTCAAAATTGAACAACACGAACTCCATCATCACACCATCTCCCATACCGAAAGTTTTGCCGAAGCCCTCACTTATTTCCCCGATCCAGATACCTATCATGTAGGACCGGAAACCTATCTCGAACATATCCGCCAAGCCAAAGAGAGTGTAGAAATTCCCATTATCGCCTCCTTGAATGGTTATACATTAGGCGATTGGGTGGATTATTCTAAACAAATCCAGGAAGCCGGGGCCGATGCTTTAGAGTTAAATATCTATAGTATCCCCACGGACCCTCACTTGACCGGGGCGCAAATTGAGGAAGATTATCTCTCTATTGTAGAAGCCGTTCGCGCTGACGTGACTATTCCCCTGGCGGTGAAACTTAGTCCATATTTCACCAATTTAGCCAATATGGCGATGCGCTTGGATAAAGCCGGTGCCAATGGGTTAATTTTATTTAACCGCTTCATGCAAGCCGATATTTCCCCAGAAGAACTGGAAGTCTGGCCCCATCTGGTGTTAAGTCATCACCAGGAATCCCTACTCCCCATGCGCTGGCTAGGATTGCTCTATGGTCGCATCAATGCTGATCTTGCCGCAACTACCGGCATTCAAAAAGGGCGGGATGCGGTGAAAATGTTGATGGTAGGGGCAAAAGTGACCCAAGTTTGTTCTCCCCTGTTGCGCCACGGCATCGGACATTTGCGGGAAATTGAACGGGAACTGGTGGAGTGGTTGGAGGAACATGAATATCACTCCGTCAAACAGGCGATCGGGACCATGAGTCAGATGAATGTGGCCGATCGCAGTGCCTATGAACGGGCGCAATACATGAAAGTGATTCAAAGTTTCGATTACGATCAGGCGATCGTCACCGCTTCCACCGTCTAAGCAATTTTC includes:
- a CDS encoding SpoIIE family protein phosphatase → MDSFLDIFDLSLNKKGEELCGDRVRFRKTPDKTTIVLSDGLGSGVKANILATLTTEILISMLNEDVPLEEVIKTVIGTLPICQVRKIAYATFTILQIDNHTDLFKVINFDNPPPLYFDQGKLVKLEGKTEKILEKKITVYEGRLKEGDFLGCMSDGVLYAGLGVALNFGWGWDNVAQYIEGLFLTQTRNARRIVQKTIAETHSLYGGKIGDDATFVGVYVRQRNPLMIFTGPPLDNSHDQQYVERLLTFEGRKVVCGGTTGNIVAKYLGETIEMDISTMRRDLPPIGKLSAIDLVTEGILTLSKCLEVLKNCNCDITRLPSDQNGSVLLAKEILQADSILFMVGQKINEFYQNPLLPKNISIRRSLVEEVVKFLRDKQKEVTLEYC
- a CDS encoding hydrogenase maturation protease, which produces MLSIQQESPAILAIGYGNDLRRDDGVGQRVAEEVASWGLPKVRSLSQHQLTPELAEPLSEVDLAIFIDAYPATEEQGLQVVKLDGDDSMSPQSLGHSSDPSSLLILAKTLYGKSPQGWLVAIPGMDFEFGETFSAMTEQGMAEALVAIAELIETGVKDGGELGDGGELGDGGELGNGGDGEEYR
- the hypA gene encoding hydrogenase maturation nickel metallochaperone HypA; its protein translation is MHEVSLMENTLNIALDCASAQNASKIHRLKMRVGDLSGVVPDALEFAFDVVTRGTIAEGAKFEIERVPVVCHCSTCDRNFEPIDLFYECPHCHQLTYQIQSGQEIELTSLEVS
- the hypB gene encoding hydrogenase nickel incorporation protein HypB, whose amino-acid sequence is MCTNCGCSVVGEVGIHTHSHENGHSHSHENGHTHSHENGHHHHHHHDEPHQTIAVGQAVLAKNDRLAERNRGYFMAKNLLVLNVLSSPGSGKTAFLERMVQDIGSRIPTGIIVGDLETDNDAIRLSNSGAAAVQITTGTVCHLESDMVLKAAQQLNLDALDVLVIENVGNLVCPAAYDLGEDLRLVLLSVTEGEDKPLKYPTMFKSAQVVIISKVDIAEAVEFDREKALENIRKIAPQAAIFEVSARKGQGMAEWYGYLEQHLKKSPVSAVS
- the hypF gene encoding carbamoyltransferase HypF, whose product is MNLLLKSPIVMHNLTRLSITVRGAVQGVGFRPFIYRLATELQLNGWVNNSAEGVFIEVEGSREQLETFLLRLEREKPAISFIQSLESTWLEPVGFTEFEIRPSVAGKKTAVVLPDIATCPDCLQEIFDFQNRRYGYPFTNCTNCGPRYTIIRGLPYDRANTSMQGFQMCPDCQAEYDNPLNRRFHAQPNACPNCGPQVEFWTGLDTVLARGDRALETAISLINLGQILAVKGLGGFHLIVDAGNSAAVRHLRHCKRREEKPFAVMYPSLEQVRQDCQVTAIEERLLRSPECPIVLLRRLSDSDTNIAPEVAPDNPYLGVMLPYTPLHHLLLAGLGKPVVATSGNLSDEPICIDEQEAGDCLKDIADGFLVHNRPIVRAVDDSVVRVVAGREMVMRRARGYAPLPISLKVTADSPPSPPPILAVGAHLKSAVAIGVFPQIFVSQHLGDLETPQAFQAFQEATASLQQLYEATPQVVARDAHPNYRSTRFAEGLELPQMEVQHHYAHVLSCMAENQLLEETVLGVAWDGTGYGLDGTIWGGEFLRVSPTSWDRVAHFRTFPLLGGDKAVKEPRRVALGLLYEVLGSRLFTPQMSQQCQHILQAFTPLELTLLRSMLEKQINTPITSSVGRLFDGVAAIAGLKSQISFEGQAATALEFALEGWTTQESYPLPIQTGDGVAIADWEPTILAILRDVGSRVPIGIISAKFHNTLVESILTVAQWIGEERIVITGGCFQNAYLTERVIRQLKLKGFRPYWHQRIPPNDGGIALGQVVAAYRNLNQE
- a CDS encoding HypC/HybG/HupF family hydrogenase formation chaperone, which produces MCLAIPGQIISISDDAEPLMRSGRVSFGGVVKTVNLAYVPEAQVGDYAIIHVGFALSIIDEDEAQETLDYFKQIQEV
- the nifJ gene encoding pyruvate:ferredoxin (flavodoxin) oxidoreductase, which produces MSTRTFATLDANEAVARVAYKLNEVIAIYPITPASPMGEWADAWMSEGRPNLWGTIPSVVEMQSEAGAAGTVHGALQTGSLTTTFTASQGLLLMIPNLYKIAGELTCAVIHVAARSLAAQALSIFGDHSDVMAVRSTGFALLCSASVQEAHDFALIAQSATLKSRVPFIHFFDGFRTSHEIQKVELLEDEDLRSLIDDAGVFAHRDRALTPDRPVLRGTAQNPDVYFQARETVNPFYTDCSDIVQQAMDEFGELTGRKYQLFEYHGAPDPSCLVILMGSGCETVHETVDYLNAQGEKVGVLKVRLYRPLDMKRLVAAIPETVKAIAVLDRTKEPGAGGDPLYLDVVTAMHEEWTGDRLPKLVGGRYGLSSKEFTPAMVKAIFDNLSQAKPKNHFTIGINDDVTHTSLDYDPNFSTEPDSVVRAMFYGLGADGTVGANKNSIKIIGEETDNYAQGYFVYDSKKSGAITISHLRFGPQPIRSTYLIEQANFVGCHQWIFLEKLDVLSAAAPGAIFLLNSPYAHEEVWNQLPIETQEKIVRKGLKVYTIDANKVARESGMSGRINTVMQVCFFALAGVLPRDEAIAQIKKAIEKTYGKKGKEIVRMNLQAVDNTLANLFEVTLGQANSSLHKQPAVPDLAPAFVRDVEGKMLVKEGEVLPVSALPCDGTYPTATSKWEKRNIATEIPVWDPDVCVQCGKCIMVCPHAVIRGKVYEPAELANAPATFKATDTKDKDFAGTQFTIQVSPEDCTGCGICVEVCPAKNKSMPSLKAINMEPQIPLREPERENWEFFMNLPNPDRRTLHLDRIRQQQLQEPLFEFSGACAGCGETPYLKLVSQLFGDRSVIANATGCSSIYGGNLPTTPWAQNAEGRGPAWSNSLFEDNAEFGLGFRVSIDKQAQFAGELVQKLSSEIGDNLVTGILNATQKNEADIWEQRDRVAALKEKLQGMNSPDAKQLASLADYLVKKDVWIIGGDGWAYDIGYGGLDHVIASGRNVNILVLDTEVYSNTGGQASKATPRGAVAKFAAGGKPAAKKDLGLIAMTYGNVYVASVAMGARDEHTLKVFLEAEAYDGPSLIIAYSHCIAHGINMTTAMNHQKEMVEAGRWLLYRYNPDLVEQGKNPLQLDMRSPKKGVEYSMYNENRFKMLTKTKPADAKRLLAEAQNDINTRWQMYEYLASRHLETHNGEAAVAPAAPAAPAG
- a CDS encoding dihydroorotate dehydrogenase-like protein, whose protein sequence is MDLTTEYLGLQLKSPLMPSAAAPLTEDLDNIKRLEDAGAGAIALHSIFAEQLKIEQHELHHHTISHTESFAEALTYFPDPDTYHVGPETYLEHIRQAKESVEIPIIASLNGYTLGDWVDYSKQIQEAGADALELNIYSIPTDPHLTGAQIEEDYLSIVEAVRADVTIPLAVKLSPYFTNLANMAMRLDKAGANGLILFNRFMQADISPEELEVWPHLVLSHHQESLLPMRWLGLLYGRINADLAATTGIQKGRDAVKMLMVGAKVTQVCSPLLRHGIGHLREIERELVEWLEEHEYHSVKQAIGTMSQMNVADRSAYERAQYMKVIQSFDYDQAIVTASTV